A single genomic interval of Pelagerythrobacter marensis harbors:
- the nadA gene encoding quinolinate synthase NadA, which translates to MSFENNIPSGTDLLAEIDRLRKERNAIILAHYYQKPDIQDLADFVGDSLELSRKAADTDADVIAFCGVKFMADTAKILSPEKIVVLPDLDAGCSLEDSCPPDKFKAFREAHPDHIALTYINCSTEVKALSDVIVTSSSAETIISQIPEDQPIIFGPDRHLGGYLSRKFNREMLLWPGVCIVHEAFSETELLKLKEQHPGAPVAAHPECPPTIIDYADYVGSTSGILQFARTFEGDTLIVATEPHIIHQMEKALPEKNFIGAPGADGNCSCNICPYMALNTMEKLYACLRDLEPRIEIEEGLRLKAKQSLDRMLEMASGTVGKGDLGKV; encoded by the coding sequence ATGTCGTTTGAAAACAATATCCCCTCCGGCACTGACCTGCTTGCAGAGATCGACCGCCTGCGCAAGGAGCGCAACGCGATCATCCTCGCGCACTATTATCAGAAGCCCGACATACAGGACCTTGCCGATTTCGTCGGCGATTCGCTCGAGCTGAGCCGCAAGGCCGCCGACACCGACGCCGACGTGATCGCTTTTTGCGGGGTCAAGTTCATGGCCGATACGGCCAAGATCCTCAGCCCGGAAAAGATCGTCGTCCTGCCCGACCTCGATGCCGGGTGCTCGCTCGAGGATTCGTGCCCGCCCGACAAGTTCAAGGCTTTCCGCGAGGCGCATCCGGATCATATCGCGTTGACCTACATCAACTGCTCGACCGAGGTTAAGGCGCTGTCCGACGTGATCGTGACCAGCTCTTCGGCCGAAACGATCATCAGCCAGATTCCCGAAGACCAGCCGATCATCTTCGGCCCCGACCGGCATCTGGGCGGCTATCTCAGCCGCAAGTTCAACCGCGAGATGCTCCTCTGGCCCGGGGTGTGCATCGTGCACGAGGCGTTCAGCGAGACCGAGCTGCTGAAGCTGAAGGAACAGCATCCCGGCGCCCCGGTCGCGGCCCACCCGGAATGCCCGCCGACGATCATCGACTACGCCGACTATGTCGGCTCGACCAGCGGCATCCTGCAGTTCGCGCGCACGTTCGAAGGCGACACGCTGATCGTCGCGACCGAGCCGCACATCATCCACCAGATGGAAAAGGCGCTGCCGGAGAAGAACTTCATCGGCGCGCCGGGGGCGGACGGCAACTGTTCGTGCAACATCTGCCCCTATATGGCGCTCAACACGATGGAGAAGCTCTACGCCTGCCTGCGCGATCTCGAACCGCGGATCGAGATCGAGGAAGGGCTGCGCCTGAAGGCCAAGCAGAGCCTCGACCGGATGCTGGAAATGGCCAGCGGCACCGTGGGCAAGGGGGACCTGGGCAAAGTCTGA
- a CDS encoding BCCT family transporter translates to MNDPVLTEAATVKKSARIKVNPPVFYTSAALILAFALFGALFSERAGEAFDEIQRIIVLDFGWFYIAVVAGFLAFVVFLMVSRYGDIKLGPDECEPEYSYISWFAMLFSAGMGIGLVFFGVAEPIQHYASPPVGEGGTVDAARQAMVLTFFHWGFHAWGIYVVVGLALAYFSFRRGLPLTVRSALFPLIGQRIHGPIGHAVDVFAVLGTMFGVATSLGVGVLQVNAGFAYLFGVPVGTPVQLILIASITGLATISVFLGLDKGVKRLSEMNIVLAVLLLLFVLVAGSTVFLLEALMQNIGAYMSSFVQRTFRMYAYEPNPWLGDWTLFYWGWWIAWSPFVGMFIARISRGRTIRQFVGGVLLVPVLFTCLWMTVFGNTAINLDMSGVAPIAQTVSDNLPIALFEMLQELPFSTITSLIATLLVITFFVTSADSGALVIDMITSGDADNPPVWQRIFWAVSAGGIAAVLLVAGGLQALQTAAIASALPFAVIMVFICFGLLRALQMEDVGSAVDLLQPIAAPADPELSWKQRLASITHFFHRHEIEHFLDQTARPAIEEVVNELRQRGLAPELVREGDRLELTVPHGERGAFRYTIRSRAFLAPSFVWAETRKAHEKERRHYRAMAHSSEGEHTHDVTGYTSAQLIHDLLNRYAHFRHARRLA, encoded by the coding sequence GTGAACGACCCAGTTCTCACAGAAGCGGCAACGGTGAAGAAGAGCGCGCGGATCAAGGTCAATCCCCCGGTCTTCTACACCTCGGCCGCGCTGATTCTGGCCTTCGCGCTGTTCGGCGCGCTGTTTTCCGAGCGCGCCGGCGAAGCGTTCGACGAGATCCAGCGGATCATCGTGCTCGACTTCGGCTGGTTCTACATCGCCGTCGTGGCCGGCTTTCTGGCCTTCGTGGTGTTCCTGATGGTCAGCCGTTACGGCGACATCAAGCTGGGGCCGGACGAGTGCGAACCCGAATACAGCTATATCTCGTGGTTCGCGATGCTGTTCAGCGCGGGGATGGGCATAGGGCTGGTGTTCTTCGGCGTGGCCGAGCCGATCCAGCACTATGCCTCCCCCCCGGTGGGCGAAGGCGGAACGGTCGACGCCGCGCGCCAGGCCATGGTGCTGACCTTCTTCCACTGGGGCTTCCACGCCTGGGGCATCTATGTCGTCGTCGGGCTGGCGCTGGCCTATTTCTCGTTCCGCCGCGGCTTGCCGCTCACGGTCCGCTCGGCGCTTTTCCCCCTTATCGGCCAGCGCATTCACGGCCCGATCGGCCACGCGGTCGACGTCTTCGCGGTGCTGGGCACGATGTTCGGGGTGGCGACGTCGCTCGGCGTCGGCGTGCTCCAGGTCAATGCCGGCTTCGCCTATCTGTTCGGGGTGCCGGTCGGGACCCCGGTGCAGCTGATCCTGATCGCGTCGATCACCGGGCTGGCCACGATCTCGGTGTTCCTCGGCCTCGACAAGGGCGTCAAGCGCCTTTCGGAAATGAACATCGTTCTGGCCGTTCTGCTGCTGCTGTTCGTTCTGGTCGCGGGTTCGACGGTCTTTCTGCTGGAAGCGCTGATGCAGAACATCGGCGCCTACATGTCCTCTTTCGTCCAGCGCACGTTCCGCATGTACGCTTACGAGCCGAACCCCTGGCTGGGCGACTGGACGCTGTTCTACTGGGGCTGGTGGATCGCCTGGTCGCCGTTCGTCGGCATGTTCATCGCGCGCATTTCGCGCGGGCGGACGATTCGCCAGTTCGTCGGCGGGGTGCTGCTGGTGCCGGTCCTGTTCACCTGTCTGTGGATGACGGTGTTCGGCAACACCGCGATCAACCTCGACATGAGCGGGGTGGCGCCGATCGCGCAGACGGTGTCCGACAATCTGCCGATCGCCCTGTTCGAGATGCTTCAGGAACTGCCGTTTTCGACGATCACGTCGCTCATCGCGACGCTGCTGGTCATCACGTTCTTCGTGACCTCGGCGGATTCGGGCGCGCTGGTGATCGACATGATCACGTCGGGCGACGCCGACAATCCGCCTGTCTGGCAGCGCATCTTCTGGGCCGTCAGCGCGGGCGGGATCGCCGCCGTCCTGCTGGTTGCCGGGGGGCTGCAAGCCTTGCAGACGGCCGCCATCGCCAGCGCCCTGCCGTTCGCGGTAATCATGGTGTTCATCTGTTTCGGCCTCTTGCGCGCGTTGCAGATGGAAGACGTCGGCTCCGCCGTCGATCTGTTGCAGCCGATAGCCGCGCCGGCCGATCCCGAGCTGAGCTGGAAACAGCGGCTCGCCTCGATCACCCATTTCTTCCATCGGCACGAGATCGAGCATTTCCTCGACCAGACCGCACGCCCGGCGATCGAAGAAGTGGTCAACGAGTTGCGGCAGCGCGGGCTCGCGCCCGAACTGGTGCGGGAAGGCGACCGGCTGGAACTGACCGTGCCGCATGGCGAGCGGGGCGCCTTTCGCTACACGATCCGCAGCCGGGCGTTCCTGGCGCCGAGTTTCGTGTGGGCGGAAACCCGCAAGGCGCATGAGAAGGAGCGGCGCCACTACCGGGCGATGGCGCACAGCTCGGAAGGCGAGCATACCCACGACGTCACCGGATATACCAGCGCGCAGCTGATCCACGATCTGCTCAACCGCTACGCGCACTTCCGGCACGCCCGGCGGCTGGCGTGA
- the lipB gene encoding lipoyl(octanoyl) transferase LipB, which translates to MSGNIPIDIEWRRESGQVPYREALTQMEARNRAIAAGEARELVWSLEHPPVYTAGTSAAPAEMLDPRFEVVEAGRGGRYTYHGPGQRIGYVLLDLNRRGKDVRCFVHAIEGWVIDTLADFGVESWRAEGRIGIWTRDIDGSEAKIGAIGVRVRRWVTMHGFAVNLAPDLSHFAGIVPCGIAEYGVTSLERLGIAVAPDEWDRALEARAPGFLDGLARACGVKR; encoded by the coding sequence ATGTCCGGCAATATTCCGATCGATATCGAATGGCGGCGCGAAAGCGGGCAAGTGCCCTATCGCGAGGCGCTGACGCAGATGGAAGCGCGCAACCGCGCCATCGCCGCGGGCGAAGCGCGCGAACTGGTCTGGTCGCTCGAACACCCGCCGGTCTATACTGCGGGGACCAGCGCCGCACCGGCCGAAATGCTCGACCCGCGCTTCGAAGTGGTCGAGGCCGGGCGCGGGGGGCGCTACACCTACCACGGGCCGGGGCAGCGAATCGGGTATGTCCTGCTCGACCTCAACCGGCGGGGCAAGGACGTGCGCTGTTTCGTCCATGCGATCGAAGGATGGGTGATCGACACGCTGGCCGATTTCGGCGTCGAATCCTGGCGGGCCGAAGGGCGGATCGGGATCTGGACGCGCGATATCGACGGATCGGAAGCGAAGATCGGGGCGATCGGCGTGCGCGTGAGGCGCTGGGTCACGATGCACGGGTTCGCGGTGAACCTGGCCCCCGACCTGTCGCATTTCGCCGGGATCGTCCCTTGCGGGATCGCCGAATACGGGGTCACCAGCCTCGAACGGCTCGGGATCGCGGTTGCGCCCGACGAATGGGACAGGGCATTGGAAGCGCGCGCGCCGGGGTTCCTGGACGGGCTGGCGCGCGCCTGTGGAGTGAAACGATGA
- a CDS encoding class I SAM-dependent methyltransferase, giving the protein MSRLLGQWGVFFRGFVEHPRMVGSIIPSSRFTIRKMLEPVKWEECKLFVEYGPGVGTFCRPVLERLPRDGKLLVIDTNPLYIDYLKRTITDGRFVAVHGSAADVQDIVRAIGYEEADYVLSGLPFSTLPEGVGPAIAQATHDVLRPGGAFLVYQFSARARDYMAKHFARIEQGFELWNVLPCQLFWGWKDEAA; this is encoded by the coding sequence ATGAGCCGGCTGCTCGGCCAGTGGGGCGTGTTTTTCCGGGGCTTCGTGGAACATCCCAGGATGGTCGGCTCGATCATCCCGTCTTCGCGCTTCACGATCCGCAAGATGCTCGAGCCCGTGAAATGGGAAGAGTGCAAGCTGTTCGTCGAATACGGCCCCGGCGTCGGCACATTCTGCCGCCCGGTGCTCGAACGGCTGCCGCGCGACGGCAAGCTGCTCGTGATCGACACCAACCCGCTCTATATCGACTATCTCAAGCGCACGATCACCGACGGGCGCTTCGTCGCCGTCCACGGATCGGCGGCCGACGTGCAGGACATCGTCCGCGCGATCGGATACGAGGAAGCCGATTACGTCCTGTCGGGCCTGCCCTTCTCGACCCTGCCCGAGGGGGTCGGGCCGGCCATAGCGCAGGCGACGCACGACGTCCTGCGGCCGGGCGGGGCGTTCCTCGTCTACCAGTTCAGCGCCAGGGCGCGCGATTACATGGCGAAGCACTTTGCCCGTATCGAGCAGGGCTTCGAACTGTGGAACGTCCTGCCGTGCCAGCTTTTCTGGGGCTGGAAGGACGAGGCGGCCTGA
- a CDS encoding MFS transporter, whose protein sequence is MALLFLVMLVTAAGNTAMQSVMPSVGTALGVADVWISIAYTWSALLWVIFAPIWARRSDRRGRKAMMAIGLTGFIASFALCGLVLMFGLAAAIPAAATLILFAAARSLYGGFGSAAPPAVQAYVASRTPRTERTKAMALIASSFGLGTVIGPALAPLLIFPATGLVGPFFAFAAVGVAVLVALRLRLPNDAPSFAARGNVVAVPFSANSNPAVGRGDEDEDEDERDGIGGGEAGGESGGEAIEAAAIPDLSWRDRRLRPWVIAGLLGGHAQAATLGIIGFFILDRLGLRDDPAAGTGPIGLILMCGAIATLLAQWGLIPMLKLGPRASTLWGMALAIIGVLGFSVAQDLHAIALGFAVASLGFGLYRPGFTAGASLAVTRQEQGQIGGIVASINGAAYVVAPAAGVWLYGHHQWIGFAAICLLCAAVFVLGYRSLDADAVLEGRATDDS, encoded by the coding sequence ATGGCGCTGCTGTTCCTGGTCATGCTGGTCACCGCCGCCGGCAACACCGCGATGCAGTCGGTCATGCCCTCGGTCGGCACGGCGCTGGGGGTGGCGGACGTCTGGATCTCGATCGCCTATACGTGGTCTGCGCTACTTTGGGTAATTTTCGCCCCCATATGGGCTCGCCGCTCCGACCGACGCGGGCGCAAGGCGATGATGGCGATCGGTTTGACCGGTTTCATCGCCTCGTTCGCGCTCTGCGGCCTGGTGCTGATGTTCGGGCTGGCCGCCGCGATCCCGGCCGCGGCCACGCTGATCCTCTTCGCCGCGGCGCGCAGCCTCTACGGCGGGTTCGGCTCGGCCGCGCCGCCGGCGGTGCAGGCATATGTAGCCAGCCGCACGCCGCGTACCGAGCGGACCAAGGCGATGGCGCTGATCGCGTCCAGCTTCGGGCTCGGCACGGTGATCGGCCCGGCGCTGGCGCCGCTGCTGATCTTCCCCGCCACCGGCCTGGTCGGGCCGTTCTTCGCCTTTGCCGCGGTCGGCGTTGCCGTGCTGGTGGCGCTGCGACTGCGGCTGCCCAACGATGCGCCCAGCTTCGCCGCGCGCGGCAATGTCGTCGCCGTCCCTTTCAGCGCCAATTCGAACCCCGCGGTGGGACGGGGGGACGAAGACGAGGATGAGGACGAGCGCGACGGAATCGGCGGAGGAGAGGCCGGCGGCGAAAGCGGGGGCGAAGCGATCGAAGCGGCTGCGATCCCCGACCTTTCGTGGCGCGACCGCCGGCTGCGCCCGTGGGTGATCGCCGGCCTTCTGGGCGGTCATGCGCAGGCCGCGACGCTCGGCATCATCGGGTTTTTCATCCTCGACCGCCTGGGCCTGCGGGACGACCCCGCCGCCGGCACCGGGCCGATCGGCCTGATCCTGATGTGCGGCGCGATCGCGACCCTGCTGGCGCAGTGGGGCCTGATCCCGATGCTCAAGCTCGGCCCGCGTGCCTCGACCCTGTGGGGCATGGCCCTGGCCATCATCGGCGTCCTGGGCTTCTCGGTGGCGCAGGACCTGCACGCGATCGCGCTCGGTTTCGCGGTCGCTTCGCTCGGCTTCGGTCTCTACCGGCCCGGCTTCACCGCCGGGGCCTCGCTCGCCGTGACGCGGCAGGAACAAGGCCAGATCGGCGGCATCGTGGCCTCGATCAACGGGGCGGCCTATGTCGTCGCCCCTGCGGCCGGCGTATGGCTCTATGGCCATCACCAGTGGATCGGCTTCGCCGCCATCTGCCTGCTTTGCGCGGCCGTGTTCGTGCTCGGCTACCGCTCGCTCGATGCCGATGCGGTTCTCGAAGGCCGCGCGACGGACGACAGCTAG
- the arsC gene encoding arsenate reductase (glutaredoxin) (This arsenate reductase requires both glutathione and glutaredoxin to convert arsenate to arsenite, after which the efflux transporter formed by ArsA and ArsB can extrude the arsenite from the cell, providing resistance.) produces MKATIWHNPKCGTSRNTLAILEARDDVDLTVVEYLKNPPARDKLAQLYRDAGLSPREGLRLRGTDAAERGLTDAADDEVLDAMADDPRLIERPLVETEKGVRLCRPKEKVEEIL; encoded by the coding sequence ATGAAGGCGACCATCTGGCACAACCCGAAATGCGGCACGTCGCGCAATACGCTGGCCATTCTGGAGGCGCGCGACGACGTCGATCTCACGGTGGTCGAATATCTCAAGAACCCGCCCGCTCGTGACAAGCTGGCCCAGCTCTATCGCGATGCAGGCCTGTCGCCGCGTGAGGGATTGCGCCTGCGCGGCACCGACGCGGCGGAGCGCGGGCTCACCGATGCAGCGGACGATGAAGTGCTCGACGCCATGGCCGACGATCCGCGATTGATCGAGCGGCCCCTGGTCGAAACCGAAAAGGGCGTGCGCCTGTGCCGTCCGAAGGAGAAGGTCGAGGAAATCCTCTAG
- a CDS encoding TonB-dependent siderophore receptor: protein MKLYAFRTALLAGTVGMAAPVLASDGASEAPPEGRDYLPREIVVTGTAEGYRLEDGSTATKTPTPLIDVPQGVSFLTADQLEDQSIRQLNEALRYVPGVSLETGEGHRDEIFIRGQETTADFYLDGLRDDAQYYRSLYNIERVEVLKGANALIFGRGAGGGAVNRVSKTARTDEGFLNGQASVDTFGAFALLADLNQPLAEDVALRINGTYEEFDSHRDFYEGRFVGISPTLTAQLGAQTRLTATYSYDDDRRVTDRGVPSFMNEPLRGYDKTFFGDPDFNRARAKVHIARMRLDHSFTAGLSANASVQYADYDKIYANIVPSGTDGQNVTLGGYQDATARENVIGQANLVWQTGGGGFGSTLLVGVEAARQDTSNARRTVDFVTTNQTPLARRIEVPAFTLAPTSRSRDSQLETLSAYLQEQLRIGEHLEIVAGLRWDRFDLETLDLIGGTPGGRVDEKVSPRLGLIVKPTTGLSLYASYAESFLPQAGDQFLILSPGNSEFEPEKFTNYEIGLKWSPVEDLLVTAAAFRLDRTNTRAPDPDQPGLVVLAGESRVEGFEIGAAGSVTDFWQANIGYTYLDGELLTTSTFGTAGARLQQLPRHQIAAWNRFDLDDRIGVGLGVVHQSQQYASFSNTVVLPAYWRVDAAAYFTVSEDVSLQLNIENLFDETYYPSAHGNNNIQPAEPFSARIGVRFAF from the coding sequence ATGAAACTTTACGCATTCCGCACCGCGCTGCTCGCGGGGACAGTCGGCATGGCCGCGCCCGTTTTGGCCTCGGACGGCGCATCGGAGGCCCCGCCGGAGGGCCGCGACTACCTGCCGCGAGAGATCGTGGTGACGGGCACGGCAGAGGGCTATCGCCTGGAAGACGGGTCGACCGCGACCAAGACCCCGACCCCGCTGATCGATGTGCCGCAGGGCGTCAGCTTCCTGACGGCCGATCAGCTGGAAGACCAGTCGATCCGCCAGTTGAACGAAGCCCTGCGCTACGTTCCCGGCGTCAGCCTGGAAACCGGCGAAGGGCACCGGGACGAGATATTCATCCGCGGCCAGGAAACCACGGCCGACTTCTATCTCGACGGTCTGCGCGACGATGCGCAGTATTATCGCTCGCTCTACAACATCGAACGGGTGGAAGTGCTCAAGGGCGCCAATGCCCTGATCTTCGGTCGCGGGGCCGGCGGCGGCGCGGTCAACCGGGTCAGCAAGACCGCGCGCACCGACGAAGGGTTCCTGAACGGACAGGCTTCGGTCGACACGTTCGGCGCATTCGCCCTGCTGGCGGACCTCAACCAGCCGCTCGCCGAAGATGTCGCCTTGCGCATCAACGGCACTTACGAGGAATTCGACAGCCACCGCGACTTCTACGAAGGGCGTTTCGTGGGCATCTCGCCCACGCTGACGGCGCAGCTCGGCGCGCAGACCCGGCTTACCGCGACCTACAGCTACGACGACGACCGGCGCGTCACCGATCGCGGCGTTCCTTCCTTCATGAACGAGCCGCTGCGCGGGTACGACAAGACGTTCTTCGGCGATCCGGACTTCAACCGAGCGCGGGCCAAGGTCCACATCGCGCGCATGCGCCTGGATCACAGTTTCACGGCCGGCCTCAGCGCCAATGCCAGCGTGCAATATGCCGATTACGACAAGATCTACGCCAATATCGTGCCTTCCGGCACCGACGGGCAGAACGTCACGCTGGGGGGATATCAGGACGCGACCGCGCGCGAGAACGTGATCGGGCAGGCCAACCTGGTCTGGCAGACTGGCGGCGGCGGGTTCGGCTCGACGCTGCTTGTCGGCGTGGAGGCTGCGCGCCAGGACACCTCGAACGCGCGTCGGACGGTCGATTTCGTTACCACCAACCAGACCCCGCTGGCCCGGCGGATCGAGGTTCCCGCATTCACTCTGGCCCCGACCAGCCGCTCGCGCGACAGCCAGCTCGAAACGCTGTCCGCCTATCTGCAGGAACAGCTGCGGATCGGCGAGCATCTCGAGATCGTCGCCGGCCTGCGCTGGGACCGGTTCGACCTGGAAACCCTCGACCTGATCGGCGGCACGCCGGGCGGCAGAGTGGACGAGAAAGTCAGCCCCCGCCTCGGCCTGATCGTCAAGCCGACCACGGGCCTCTCCCTCTATGCCAGCTATGCCGAAAGCTTCCTGCCGCAGGCCGGCGACCAGTTCCTGATCCTCAGCCCCGGCAACAGCGAGTTCGAGCCGGAGAAGTTCACCAACTACGAAATCGGCCTGAAGTGGTCGCCGGTGGAGGACCTGCTCGTCACCGCAGCCGCATTCCGCCTCGACCGGACGAACACCCGCGCGCCCGACCCCGATCAGCCGGGCCTGGTCGTGCTGGCGGGCGAAAGCAGAGTCGAAGGGTTCGAAATCGGGGCGGCCGGTTCGGTCACCGACTTCTGGCAAGCGAACATCGGCTATACCTATCTCGACGGCGAACTGCTCACGACCTCGACCTTCGGGACCGCCGGCGCTCGTTTGCAGCAGCTTCCGCGCCACCAGATCGCGGCATGGAACCGCTTCGATCTCGACGATCGGATCGGCGTGGGGCTCGGCGTGGTCCACCAGTCGCAGCAGTATGCCAGCTTTTCGAACACCGTCGTGCTGCCCGCATACTGGCGGGTGGACGCCGCGGCCTACTTCACCGTCAGCGAGGACGTCTCCCTGCAGCTCAATATCGAGAACCTGTTCGACGAGACATATTACCCCAGCGCGCACGGCAACAACAACATCCAGCCGGCCGAACCGTTCAGCGCCCGGATCGGCGTGCGGTTCGCGTTCTAA
- a CDS encoding (2Fe-2S)-binding protein, with protein MTALTVNDRPVEFAMDPETPLLWALRDAANLTGTKYGCGVGDCGACMVIVDGEALRSCLITLAEAEGRFVTTIEGLSRDRSHPVQQALVAEQAIQCGFCTPGIAMAAAALIARNPDPSEAEIKAAIPNLCRCGVYPRLVRAVQRAGRVARRIERISAAPAPGISAEDAAREVPAMAAPDPERDD; from the coding sequence ATGACCGCGCTTACCGTCAACGACAGGCCCGTCGAATTTGCGATGGACCCCGAAACCCCGCTGCTGTGGGCCTTGCGCGATGCGGCCAACCTGACCGGGACGAAATACGGCTGCGGCGTGGGCGACTGCGGTGCCTGCATGGTGATCGTCGACGGGGAGGCGCTGCGCAGTTGCCTGATCACGCTGGCAGAGGCGGAAGGGCGTTTCGTCACCACCATCGAAGGGCTCAGTCGCGACCGGTCGCACCCGGTGCAACAGGCGCTGGTGGCCGAACAGGCGATTCAGTGCGGCTTTTGCACGCCCGGTATCGCGATGGCCGCAGCCGCGCTTATCGCCAGAAACCCCGATCCGTCGGAAGCGGAGATCAAGGCCGCGATCCCCAACCTCTGCCGCTGCGGCGTCTATCCCCGGCTTGTTCGGGCCGTCCAGCGGGCAGGCCGGGTCGCGCGCCGGATCGAACGGATCAGCGCGGCCCCCGCGCCGGGGATCAGCGCGGAGGACGCGGCGAGAGAAGTGCCGGCGATGGCGGCGCCCGATCCCGAACGGGACGATTGA
- a CDS encoding MATE family efflux transporter, with product MSEAAKLTRGSIRGHLVHQTLPMIVGVAAIMSVGLVDAYFIGQLGSAELAAVAFVFPVTIALSSLGVGVMVGVNAVIARALGEGDVDRAARRANFGGVFALALGLALGLALYLLLDPLFRLMQASEQLLPLIRAYMAPFSLGMPILLLQMALNGVLRGQGEARKTFIVSLTYAAANWVLDPPLISGAFGFAGFGIAGAAYATIAGYGLAVVVALWLISRTALPIRPALIRECRVAESARAIARVAAPAAFSNAINPIGLSILTALLASQGEAAVAGFGAAGRLQSFAVVPLLGLSGSIGAIVGQNWGAGRAGRARRAMREAGAFCLVYGFALALLLFAAGQWFAGFFTDDPAVIAEFDSYLRVAAWGYAGFGLLIVANGALNAVDRASWALLQSFARVFLIMLPFGWVLRPAWGAEAIYAAELAANLGGGAIAALVVARALGNFRRPR from the coding sequence ATGAGCGAGGCGGCAAAGCTGACGCGCGGATCGATCCGCGGCCATCTCGTCCACCAGACATTGCCGATGATCGTCGGGGTTGCCGCCATCATGTCGGTGGGACTGGTCGATGCCTATTTCATCGGCCAACTCGGCAGCGCAGAACTGGCCGCGGTCGCTTTCGTCTTTCCGGTGACCATCGCCCTTTCCAGCCTGGGCGTGGGCGTAATGGTGGGCGTGAACGCGGTAATCGCCCGTGCGCTGGGCGAAGGCGACGTCGACCGGGCCGCGCGGCGGGCGAACTTCGGCGGGGTTTTTGCCCTTGCCCTGGGCCTCGCGCTCGGCCTGGCGCTATACCTGCTGCTGGACCCGCTGTTCCGGCTGATGCAGGCAAGCGAGCAGCTTCTGCCGCTGATCCGGGCCTATATGGCGCCCTTCTCGCTCGGGATGCCGATCCTGCTGTTGCAAATGGCCCTCAACGGCGTGCTGCGCGGCCAGGGGGAAGCGCGCAAGACGTTCATCGTCTCGCTCACGTATGCCGCAGCCAACTGGGTTCTCGATCCGCCCCTAATCTCCGGCGCGTTCGGCTTCGCCGGTTTCGGCATTGCCGGAGCCGCCTATGCGACGATTGCGGGCTACGGCCTTGCCGTCGTTGTGGCCTTGTGGCTGATTTCGCGCACCGCGCTGCCGATCCGGCCGGCGCTGATCCGCGAATGCCGCGTTGCCGAATCCGCGCGCGCGATCGCACGGGTGGCGGCGCCGGCGGCCTTTTCCAATGCCATCAACCCCATCGGCCTGTCGATCCTGACCGCGCTCCTCGCCTCGCAGGGGGAAGCGGCAGTGGCCGGCTTCGGCGCCGCCGGACGGTTGCAGAGCTTCGCGGTCGTCCCCCTGCTCGGCCTGTCGGGTTCGATCGGCGCGATCGTGGGGCAGAACTGGGGCGCGGGCCGCGCGGGCCGGGCCCGCCGCGCGATGCGCGAAGCCGGTGCGTTCTGCCTGGTCTACGGTTTCGCCCTCGCCCTCCTTCTGTTCGCCGCCGGGCAATGGTTTGCAGGCTTCTTCACCGACGATCCGGCCGTGATCGCCGAGTTCGACAGCTATTTGCGCGTCGCCGCCTGGGGATATGCCGGATTCGGCCTGCTGATCGTGGCAAACGGGGCGCTCAACGCTGTCGACAGGGCGAGCTGGGCGCTGTTGCAGAGCTTCGCCCGCGTATTCCTGATCATGCTGCCGTTCGGCTGGGTCCTTCGCCCTGCATGGGGCGCAGAGGCGATCTATGCCGCCGAACTGGCGGCGAACCTGGGCGGCGGCGCCATCGCCGCCCTTGTCGTCGCGCGGGCCCTGGGGAACTTCCGCCGACCCCGGTGA